The Panthera tigris isolate Pti1 chromosome A1, P.tigris_Pti1_mat1.1, whole genome shotgun sequence region ctcttattccaagttccttttgtttttttggtgtgtgtgtttttgtgtacTATTGTATATGTATGATataaccacaatttaaaaatggaaaatgtgttgactgggtggcccagttggttaagcatccgacttcggcccaggtgatgatctcgtggctcatgcatttgagccccgtgtcaggctctctgctgacaacttggagcctggagtgtgttttggattctgtctgctcctcccttgctccctccctctctctctctctttctctgaaaaataaaataaaatatttaaaaaatttaaaaatggaaataaaagaagtaatgtGCTTTGTTAAATTAGGATGACATGCCATTATTATTGAAAATTGTTCTGAAGTTTACCTGTTTCCagaataattattgtttttaaaaaaaaaattttaatgtttttatttttgagacagagagagacagagcatgagcaagggaggggcagagacaggggggagacacagaatctgaaacaggctccaggctctgagctgtcagcacagagcccgacgcggggctcgaactcacggaccgtgagatcatgacctgagccgaagtcggacgcttaactgaccaagccacccaggtgcccctaattattgTTCTTTTAAGGTGACCTTTTCTGAAGGGTCCTCTACCTTTGGAGTATAAAAGTTTAACTATAGAGTGGCCACCTGTGCATTTCTCTTTATTGAAATGGCTTGGTATAGGGGTTACCTGTATCTGTTGAGTTGTATTTTTCATCAATTCTAGAAAAATTCCTACCATCTTTTTAAGCATCCTTGTTTCATGCTGTCTATCTTCCTTAGAGGTCTCCATTCTTATGATAGATGACTTCTGCCATCCATGTCTCTTACCCTGTCATATGTCCCTCTTGTCTTTCTGGGCTGCCTTTTAGGTTGTTTTTTCAGGTAGGTtttctagttcattcatttttctcttaagctGTGTCTAAgctttttaactcatttttaaagtgtccttatttttttctggaccTCAAGTGTTCATTTCATGACACTATCATAAATGGTTCTTGTAAAAAACtgtctcatttttgtcttttatcccTCATTTCCCACTCTTATTCTTCACCCCAGGGAACTGTTCAGATGTGCTTAATAATgtatatctttttgtttgttatgtATTATTGCAAAATTTATATTGTTGATTATGCTTTACAAAAGTAGCAGTATGGAACagattggaaattttttttagaaaaggtcATTTACCAAAGACAGTGTGAGGAACGTTGCTGTAGAGTGTTCCACCTTCTGGATTTAGTTGATTGCTTTGTTTTGATATCATCTAACTTGTCTCTCTATGCTTGGATTTCCTGTAAATACGTGGTTAGTTCTAAAAGCTTGATTAGATTGAGGTTCAGTTTTTTTGGGTAAGAATATATTATATGGGATATTATGTCTTCCACATGAGGCACATAATGTTTGGTTCTtccacacttatttattttttaatgtttatttatttttgagaaacagagacagagtgtgagcaggggaggggcagagagagggagacacagaatctgaaacaggctccaggctctgagctgtcagcatagagcccgacgcagggctcgaactcacgaactgcgagatcatgacctgagctgaagtcacacgcttaaccgactgagccacccaggcactcccttccATATTTATTGATAGTGAAATTGATCACTGGAAATCAGATGTGTTTGTCTGTTCCCACCATTATAAAGTTCTCCTCCAATCTTTCATCTAACACTTTAATTAACATCCATTGATAGCCATTGCCTAGTCTATTACTTGCATTAAGGATTGCAaagagatgatttaaaaaattttaatatacatctGCATTTATTACCTGAGATTCTTACCTAAAGAACTTTCCTTCAGCAACTACTTAAAGTACATTTTGTTAATAAAGGGAAGGATAAGTTATTGGCTCTTTTCCCTTAATGTATCACCTTTCAGAGCAATGGGTTTATGCCCTGGCAACCCTCTAATGAGTggtggtatttgtttttgtttttagtatcattaagatctctttgttttttatctatttgATTTGTGTTCAGTCCTTTGCAGGCTTAGTTAATTTGATGTTTGGTTGTCCTATTTAAGACAGTAGGAACCCCTTTAACtaggctcctgtgtccttttgattTTATCCCATTAGTCACTGATAGATTTCTTTAAGGTGTCTCCAGACTTATATGGAGAAGTTCTTGACACAGATCAGAGATTTATCTGCTTTATTCATAAAActaacttttagttttttttatatttctcttaatatgttcattttctatttctttaactcCTGTTCTTAGCTTACTAATCTTCAGTCTTCTATTCTAACATGAGGATCTAAAGCTGTATTTGAAGTactgcttttgctgaatcccatAAGTTTTTACatgcagtatttttatttgtaagtggtatattttatattaccatatcatatatattatttgatatAAAGTTCTTATAACTATTTTTAGCATTCACTTATGAATTCTTCTTTGATTATGTACCTTAAGTAACTCATGTCACTTagataagtgttttaaaatttacaatagTGTATGTGTGTTATGTTGTTAGAGTtggttttcttgtcattttgtatATAGAGAAGCAATTGCTTCAACTAAATTGTAAATTCCTCAAAGGAATTTATTTGTGTCTATTTCTCGACTATGTTTCTCGGTATGCAGTAGATGGCATAATATTTATATGTTAGAGAATTAAATGAACtttcatgactttttattttctaggcaTAGAGAATTAAATTCTGAATAAGTCTTTAAGTAGGATGGACAGTTATTTTAAAGCAGCAGTCAGTGACTTGGACAGACTCCTAGATGATTTTGAACAGAATCCAGGTgtgttggtttttaatttttgttactaatggaatttttaaatgtctgtgcaTCAGTTGTCTAAGATAGAGAGTACTGTTAGCAAATTTGGTTTTAGTTCTGGTCACAAGGTTATATTCTGTAAGGAGTTCATGTTTTATTATAACATGCTAGTTTATTCTTATACAGAATAGAACCAATAGCCAGAAATAGAAGTAAAGAAGCTAGTTTTCTCTACAGATACAAATTTAACTAAAAGACCTTTAAAATCAACATATGAGCCAGCTGAAAGCAACTTGAAAACTTTACATGAATTGGTATTTCATTACTATGAGAGATAGTGTTTtactcactttattattttttataatgatattttataaaGACCAACcccatttttttgagtttatttgtttgcgagagagagcacaagtaggggaggggcagagagagagagagagagagagagagagagagagagagagagaaggaacccagagcaggctttgcactgtcagtgtggaggctgatgcagggcttgaacacaagaaccttgagatcatgacctaacttgaggtcagacacttaactcactgggccactcaggcacccctgttttactCATTTTAGAATGAAGACTAGGAAACTGGAGAGAGAACCAAGAAGTTAAATTGTTTTTCAGCTCTTCCTCAGTCTGGTTTTTATAGTGCAGCTGAgttattttggtgtgtgtgtgtgtgtgtgtgtgtgtgtgtgtgtgtgtgtgtgtgtgtttctttaaagtttacttatttcttttgagagagagcacgcaagtgtagagggatgagtgggggaggggcagagataaaggaagcaggctccaggttctgagccgtcagcacagagcctgatgtagggcttgaactcatgaactgtgagatcatgacctaagctgaagtccaatgcttaactgactgagccactcagttgcccctATTTCAAATGCAACTTTTATCACATTGTGACATTTGCATTGAATAGTAAAAACTCccaagtaatttaaataaaaataatggggGGTGgaacgcctggctggctcaatcagagcatgtgactcttaatctcagggtttgagccccacattgggtatagagactactcaaaaataaaaaaatcttaaaaaaatgttttggaggTTGTTACTGtttgtaagaaagtagtctaccTCTGGTCTAAAAAAAAGTTCAGTTTAGAAGTCTTAGAAAATGTAACATCTTTGTGACAATTTTAATTTGGCTCTCCTGAATAACATTGTATCTCTCTTTTAATTAGATGAACAAGATTATCTCCGAGATGTGCAAAATGTATATGATTCTAACCACTGTTCAGTTTCTTCAGAGTTGGCTTCCTCCCTACTACCAAAGGATCAACAATGCATTAATTGTTGTGCCTCATCAGAAACATGCTATGAAACAAATCAGATTTCTCCGAAAAAAACACTTGAGGGACTAACTtctatacaaaatgaaaaaaatgtaacaggACTTGATCTGCTTTCTTCTGTGGATGGTGGCACTTCAGATGAAATCCAGCCTCTGTATATGGGACGATGTAGTAAACCTGTCTGTGATCTGATAAGTGACATGGGTAACTTAGTTCATGTAACAAATAGTGAAGAAGATATTAAACAATTATTGCCAGATGATTTTAAGTCTAGTGCAGATTCTTTGATTGGATTGGATTTATCTTCAGTGTCAGAAACTCTTCATGCCTCTTCAACAGACCGTGATAATAATACTGTCAGAGAGGAACAGAATGATGTCCACTCTGAATTACAAAATAGAGAAATTAGTGGAGCTGAAGAATTGGGTATAAAAGTAGATACAACACCTTCAGATTCATGTAATTACAGCggaaaagagaatttaaaggataaaaagatCTCTAATCAGTTAGAGCCAGTTGTTGATGGTTTTAACATGCCATCTGCTTTGACTCAACAAAGTTCTAAAATGTTTGATACCAAAGACAACCTACAACACAAGAACCAGCCATGTGAATTACTAAAAGCTGATAGCTGTTTGGTGGAAGATGAAGTAGACGTGGCAGTCATAGCTGCCACAGAATGTTTAAAAGAAGGCGACTGCACAAGTGCTGTGCCCTGCAGTGTTccaaaaaatgaagatttatacTTACATGACTCAAATTCAAAAGATGAAAATTTCAAATTACCTGACTTTTCCTTTCAGGAAGATAGGACTGCTGTATTTGTAAAACAATCTGCAAAAGAAGACTCAAGAAATATAGGTCTTAAAGATAATCAAGATACAATCCAAGATTCCTCTCCAGCTTTACAGGTTTCAGATGAAGAGATCTATTCCTCATTGACCTGTCTTCCAGTACCTGGGTCTTTGTGTGGATCATTAATTGAAAGTAAAGCACATGGTGATTGTTTATCACAGAATGAACATAAAGATAACACACAAGACCCAGTGACAGTCCATGAAGAAATACAGAAGAGTGTTATTCTGGGTGGGGAACTGTTGAAGGAGACTGATCAtttgaaacaggaaaaatgtGAAAACGTAATTGAAAAGGTGGGAGATAGAAAGGAAGAGTCCAACCAGATGGTAATCAGAGTTGAATCTTTGGATTACCCTGGTAACACAAATTCTTCTACAGCTACAGAATCTCAACTGGAGCTTTCTGGTGCTGATGCCCCAGAGTTTCCTGATGGTTGTGAAGGTCTCCCTTTTTTAAGCACTGATATCAATGGGCAAGACTTAGATTACTTTAATATTGATGAAGGTATGAAAAGTGGAACACTAATTAGTGATGCTGAACTTGATGCCTTTCTAACTGAACAGTATCTTCAGACTAGTAACATAAAAGCCtttgaagaaaatgtgaatgaCTCAAAATCTGAAATGAATCATATAGATGTGAAAGGCCTAGATGATGGAAATGTCAGTAATACATATTTCAATGCTGAAACAGGAGCTACTGGGGAAAGTCTTGGTATTAATATGATTTGTGAAACAGTtgataaacaaaatacaacagcaaATGGTGGCCtttctttaggggaaaaaagtacaATTGCAAATGAACAAGGGTTACCTAACAATAAATCTGAGATTATGAATGAATTCTCAGTCTCTGATATTAATAGTCAGTCTGTTCATGTTGGAGGGGCTAGACCTAAGCAATTGTTTAGCATTCCATCAAGACCAGGGAGTTCAAAGGAACCAGGTAAACCAGATGTTCCAAATATCCCTGAAAGTGAACCCAGCACAACAAATATGATTGTTCCAACCAATTGTACTACTGATTCTACAGCTGATCCTCAGGTTAGCTTCAACTCTAATTACATTGATATAGAAAGTAATTTTGAAGGTGGATCCACTTTTATAACTGTGGGTGAAGAATCTCTACCTGTAAACACTTGCAAAGAAGGCCTGGTTTTGGGCCTAAAACAACCTACTTGGGTTCCTGATTCAGAAGCTCCAAACTGTATGAACTGCCAGGTCAAATTTACTTTTACGAAAAGGCGACACCACTGCCGAGCATGTGGGAAAGTAAGttataaaaatctttgttttttattcttttgaaacatttattttttttttaacatttatttatcttgagagagagtgtgtgcacatgtatgagcgagtgggtggaggggcagagagagaggagagagagaaaatccctaccaggctctgtgctgacagcacagagcccgacttggggctcaataccacaaactgggagatcatgacctgaactaaaaccaagaatcggacacaTAACGGACTGAGGTGCTCCTATTCTTTtgagacatttaaaatgaaatttaatgttACAAAATGGATTGATAGatgatttaaagttttaatttaaaatcattatttttcacctacgtggaaataaataaaacactttcattttatagattgcttgagaatgaataaatgtcacATTGTCGTTAGTATTACATACTGGGAAATAAGGAATACTAATTACTAGTTTTTATGAAATCTAAAGAATATGTGTCTTTATCTCTCTAACATTTACACTTGAGATGTCCCAAATTCATTATATCCCCCTGGGTCCTTGAAGTCTTAATTTCAAGACCATTTTGCAGTTAGTGTTAGAGAGTCTATCTAGGGAAAtactgggagaaagaaaaacaaattggttGCCACAAGGTTCAGAATGCTGAAGCTGGCGTTGTTTGCATTCTGACTGCATTGACTATAAACTCTAAGGGTTTCCtatagaaataacatttaattctttcaattttttatttgtattcatttattttcattttatttattttaaagagagagtgagtaggggagaggggcagagggagggagagagagagagagagagagagagagagagagaaccccaaacagctccatgctcagcacagaccccagtgtgacctgagctgaaatcaaaagttggatgctcaaccgactaagccacccaggcacccaacattGCATTTTTTATTCAGCATTGATTTTCAATATTGGGTTGGTCTCAGATcacccctcttttcttttagaaaaataatgacattCTACCTTTAAAAGTTGTAAATAAAGGACcacagaaaactttttaaattgtaaagttactcattaaagaacatttttgttcCTTTCCAATGAACAGAATTGACTTAAAGGAATTCCCCTTGTGAgagatacaattttatttttatttttttattatttaaaaaaatttttttaaagttttatttatttttgatagagagtgagagagcatgagctggggagaagcagagagagagagagagagagagagagagagagagagaatgaatccaaagcagactctaggctctgagctttcagcccagagcctgatgtggggctcaaactcatgaaccacaagatcatgacatgagctgaattcgatgcttaaccaattgagccacctagccACTCCAGAGATATGATTTTAAGTTGCAGAAACCTCAttgaagtaaaacaaacaaaaaataattattttaataactatcTATGATTATGGtgattagaaaaattatttatatcatCAAAAAAATGGTGTTTGGTTAATTAGATTTtgggcctcctctctccctgcctcctgtaGGTATAAACATGCTTGACACAAAACCAAATtcgatattttattctttataggtCTTTTGTGGTGTCTGTTGTAATAGGAAGTGCAAACTGCAGTATCTAGAAAAGGAAGCAAGAGTATGTGTAGTCTGCTTTGAGTCTATAAGTAAAGGTGAGTATTAACCTgacatattttcttccagtaatTGAATATATCTTAAAAACAATTGGATTGTGACAAAGaaaaacttctttattttcttaaggcGAGGACCTAGTGTTGACTTATCTGGCTTAGGTGGGCCATCCCACGGcttggtttctcttctttttgttctaCTCTCACAATTAATACTACCAATCCGGAAAGGAAGCAGTTTCTGGAGTGGCAGTTCATTAACTTTTAACAGGTACCAAGTCCCTAAATGCTGCATTTCATCTGCCTATTTGTTTTGTCAACATCATT contains the following coding sequences:
- the ZFYVE16 gene encoding zinc finger FYVE domain-containing protein 16 isoform X4, yielding MDSYFKAAVSDLDRLLDDFEQNPDEQDYLRDVQNVYDSNHCSVSSELASSLLPKDQQCINCCASSETCYETNQISPKKTLEGLTSIQNEKNVTGLDLLSSVDGGTSDEIQPLYMGRCSKPVCDLISDMGNLVHVTNSEEDIKQLLPDDFKSSADSLIGLDLSSVSETLHASSTDRDNNTVREEQNDVHSELQNREISGAEELGIKVDTTPSDSCNYSGKENLKDKKISNQLEPVVDGFNMPSALTQQSSKMFDTKDNLQHKNQPCELLKADSCLVEDEVDVAVIAATECLKEGDCTSAVPCSVPKNEDLYLHDSNSKDENFKLPDFSFQEDRTAVFVKQSAKEDSRNIGLKDNQDTIQDSSPALQVSDEEIYSSLTCLPVPGSLCGSLIESKAHGDCLSQNEHKDNTQDPVTVHEEIQKSVILGGELLKETDHLKQEKCENVIEKVGDRKEESNQMVIRVESLDYPGNTNSSTATESQLELSGADAPEFPDGCEGLPFLSTDINGQDLDYFNIDEGMKSGTLISDAELDAFLTEQYLQTSNIKAFEENVNDSKSEMNHIDVKGLDDGNVSNTYFNAETGATGESLGINMICETVDKQNTTANGGLSLGEKSTIANEQGLPNNKSEIMNEFSVSDINSQSVHVGGARPKQLFSIPSRPGSSKEPGKPDVPNIPESEPSTTNMIVPTNCTTDSTADPQVSFNSNYIDIESNFEGGSTFITVGEESLPVNTCKEGLVLGLKQPTWVPDSEAPNCMNCQVKFTFTKRRHHCRACGKVFCGVCCNRKCKLQYLEKEARVCVVCFESISKAQAFERMMSPTGSNLKSNHSDECANIQPLQESQTSSIPSPTTLPISALKQPSVEGLCSKEQKRVWFADGILPNGEVADTTKLSSGSKRCPEDVSPLLPDMPLTVNTVDHAHSTAVEKANNEIGEITSDIIRSPISQVPSVKKLPINTGTEGLPTSCSFTLNDDVFAEIEGPPTPTDVLVHSNLPVASTSDYRLLCDIDKNVCNKISLLPNDEDSLPPLMVASGEKGSVPVIEEHPSHEQIILLLESKSFRPVTFVLNANLLVNVKIVFYSSDKYWYFSTNGLHGLGQAEIIILLLCLPNEDAIPTDIFKLFITIYKDALKGKYIENLDNITFTESFLSSKDHGGFLFITPTFQKLDDLLLPSNPFLCGILIQKLEIPWAKVFPMRLMLRLGAEYKVYPAPLTSIRGRKPLFGEIGHTIMNLLVDLRNYQYTLHTIDQLLIHMEMGKSCIKIPRKKYND
- the ZFYVE16 gene encoding zinc finger FYVE domain-containing protein 16 isoform X3, yielding MDSYFKAAVSDLDRLLDDFEQNPDEQDYLRDVQNVYDSNHCSVSSELASSLLPKDQQCINCCASSETCYETNQISPKKTLEGLTSIQNEKNVTGLDLLSSVDGGTSDEIQPLYMGRCSKPVCDLISDMGNLVHVTNSEEDIKQLLPDDFKSSADSLIGLDLSSVSETLHASSTDRDNNTVREEQNDVHSELQNREISGAEELGIKVDTTPSDSCNYSGKENLKDKKISNQLEPVVDGFNMPSALTQQSSKMFDTKDNLQHKNQPCELLKADSCLVEDEVDVAVIAATECLKEGDCTSAVPCSVPKNEDLYLHDSNSKDENFKLPDFSFQEDRTAVFVKQSAKEDSRNIGLKDNQDTIQDSSPALQVSDEEIYSSLTCLPVPGSLCGSLIESKAHGDCLSQNEHKDNTQDPVTVHEEIQKSVILGGELLKETDHLKQEKCENVIEKVGDRKEESNQMVIRVESLDYPGNTNSSTATESQLELSGADAPEFPDGCEGLPFLSTDINGQDLDYFNIDEGMKSGTLISDAELDAFLTEQYLQTSNIKAFEENVNDSKSEMNHIDVKGLDDGNVSNTYFNAETGATGESLGINMICETVDKQNTTANGGLSLGEKSTIANEQGLPNNKSEIMNEFSVSDINSQSVHVGGARPKQLFSIPSRPGSSKEPGKPDVPNIPESEPSTTNMIVPTNCTTDSTADPQVSFNSNYIDIESNFEGGSTFITVGEESLPVNTCKEGLVLGLKQPTWVPDSEAPNCMNCQVKFTFTKRRHHCRACGKVFCGVCCNRKCKLQYLEKEARVCVVCFESISKAQAFERMMSPTGSNLKSNHSDECANIQPLQESQTSSIPSPTTLPISALKQPSVEGLCSKEQKRVWFADGILPNGEVADTTKLSSGSKRCPEDVSPLLPDMPLTVNTVDHAHSTAVEKANNEIGEITSDIIRSPISQVPSVKKLPINTGTEGLPTSCSFTLNDDVFAEIEGPPTPTDVLVHSNLPVASTSDYRLLCDIDKNVCNKISLLPNDEDSLPPLMVASGEKGSVPVIEEHPSHEQIILLLESKSFRPVTFVLNANLLVNVKIVFYSSDKYWYFSTNGLHGLGQAEIIILLLCLPNEDAIPTDIFKLFITIYKDALKGKYIENLDNITFTESFLSSKDHGGFLFITPTFQKLDDLLLPSNPFLCGILIQKLEIPWAKVFPMRLMLRLGAEYKVYPAPLTSIRGRKPLFGEIGHTIMNLLVDLRNYQYTLHTIDQLLIHMEMGKSCIKIPRKKYNDVMKVINSSNEHVISIGASFSTEADSHLVCIQNDGIYQTQANSATGHPRKVTGASFVVFNGALKTSSGFLAKSSIVEDGLMVQITPETMDGLRLALREQKDFKITCGKVDAVDLREYVDICWVDSEEKGNKGVISSVDGISLQGFPSEKIKLEADFETDEKTVKCTEVFYFLKDQDLSISATRYQFAKEIAMACSAALCPHLKTLKSNGMNKIGLRVSTDTDM
- the ZFYVE16 gene encoding zinc finger FYVE domain-containing protein 16 isoform X1, with protein sequence MDSYFKAAVSDLDRLLDDFEQNPDEQDYLRDVQNVYDSNHCSVSSELASSLLPKDQQCINCCASSETCYETNQISPKKTLEGLTSIQNEKNVTGLDLLSSVDGGTSDEIQPLYMGRCSKPVCDLISDMGNLVHVTNSEEDIKQLLPDDFKSSADSLIGLDLSSVSETLHASSTDRDNNTVREEQNDVHSELQNREISGAEELGIKVDTTPSDSCNYSGKENLKDKKISNQLEPVVDGFNMPSALTQQSSKMFDTKDNLQHKNQPCELLKADSCLVEDEVDVAVIAATECLKEGDCTSAVPCSVPKNEDLYLHDSNSKDENFKLPDFSFQEDRTAVFVKQSAKEDSRNIGLKDNQDTIQDSSPALQVSDEEIYSSLTCLPVPGSLCGSLIESKAHGDCLSQNEHKDNTQDPVTVHEEIQKSVILGGELLKETDHLKQEKCENVIEKVGDRKEESNQMVIRVESLDYPGNTNSSTATESQLELSGADAPEFPDGCEGLPFLSTDINGQDLDYFNIDEGMKSGTLISDAELDAFLTEQYLQTSNIKAFEENVNDSKSEMNHIDVKGLDDGNVSNTYFNAETGATGESLGINMICETVDKQNTTANGGLSLGEKSTIANEQGLPNNKSEIMNEFSVSDINSQSVHVGGARPKQLFSIPSRPGSSKEPGKPDVPNIPESEPSTTNMIVPTNCTTDSTADPQVSFNSNYIDIESNFEGGSTFITVGEESLPVNTCKEGLVLGLKQPTWVPDSEAPNCMNCQVKFTFTKRRHHCRACGKVFCGVCCNRKCKLQYLEKEARVCVVCFESISKAQAFERMMSPTGSNLKSNHSDECANIQPLQESQTSSIPSPTTLPISALKQPSVEGLCSKEQKRVWFADGILPNGEVADTTKLSSGSKRCPEDVSPLLPDMPLTVNTVDHAHSTAVEKANNEIGEITSDIIRSPISQVPSVKKLPINTGTEGLPTSCSFTLNDDVFAEIEGPPTPTDVLVHSNLPVASTSDYRLLCDIDKNVCNKISLLPNDEDSLPPLMVASGEKGSVPVIEEHPSHEQIILLLESKSFRPVTFVLNANLLVNVKIVFYSSDKYWYFSTNGLHGLGQAEIIILLLCLPNEDAIPTDIFKLFITIYKDALKGKYIENLDNITFTESFLSSKDHGGFLFITPTFQKLDDLLLPSNPFLCGILIQKLEIPWAKVFPMRLMLRLGAEYKVYPAPLTSIRGRKPLFGEIGHTIMNLLVDLRNYQYTLHTIDQLLIHMEMGKSCIKIPRKKYNDVMKVINSSNEHVISIGASFSTEADSHLVCIQNDGIYQTQANSATGHPRKVTGASFVVFNGALKTSSGFLAKSSIVEDGLMVQITPETMDGLRLALREQKDFKITCGKVDAVDLREYVDICWVDSEEKGNKGVISSVDGISLQGFPSEKIKLEADFETDEKTVKCTEVFYFLKDQDLSISATRYQFAKEIAMACSAALCPHLKTLKSNGMNKIGLRVSTDTDMVEFQAGSDGRLLPQHYLNDLDSALIPVLHGGTSSSTSLPLEIELVFFIIENLF
- the ZFYVE16 gene encoding zinc finger FYVE domain-containing protein 16 isoform X2, which gives rise to MRVFKLPHQRTTFSGTSDEQDYLRDVQNVYDSNHCSVSSELASSLLPKDQQCINCCASSETCYETNQISPKKTLEGLTSIQNEKNVTGLDLLSSVDGGTSDEIQPLYMGRCSKPVCDLISDMGNLVHVTNSEEDIKQLLPDDFKSSADSLIGLDLSSVSETLHASSTDRDNNTVREEQNDVHSELQNREISGAEELGIKVDTTPSDSCNYSGKENLKDKKISNQLEPVVDGFNMPSALTQQSSKMFDTKDNLQHKNQPCELLKADSCLVEDEVDVAVIAATECLKEGDCTSAVPCSVPKNEDLYLHDSNSKDENFKLPDFSFQEDRTAVFVKQSAKEDSRNIGLKDNQDTIQDSSPALQVSDEEIYSSLTCLPVPGSLCGSLIESKAHGDCLSQNEHKDNTQDPVTVHEEIQKSVILGGELLKETDHLKQEKCENVIEKVGDRKEESNQMVIRVESLDYPGNTNSSTATESQLELSGADAPEFPDGCEGLPFLSTDINGQDLDYFNIDEGMKSGTLISDAELDAFLTEQYLQTSNIKAFEENVNDSKSEMNHIDVKGLDDGNVSNTYFNAETGATGESLGINMICETVDKQNTTANGGLSLGEKSTIANEQGLPNNKSEIMNEFSVSDINSQSVHVGGARPKQLFSIPSRPGSSKEPGKPDVPNIPESEPSTTNMIVPTNCTTDSTADPQVSFNSNYIDIESNFEGGSTFITVGEESLPVNTCKEGLVLGLKQPTWVPDSEAPNCMNCQVKFTFTKRRHHCRACGKVFCGVCCNRKCKLQYLEKEARVCVVCFESISKAQAFERMMSPTGSNLKSNHSDECANIQPLQESQTSSIPSPTTLPISALKQPSVEGLCSKEQKRVWFADGILPNGEVADTTKLSSGSKRCPEDVSPLLPDMPLTVNTVDHAHSTAVEKANNEIGEITSDIIRSPISQVPSVKKLPINTGTEGLPTSCSFTLNDDVFAEIEGPPTPTDVLVHSNLPVASTSDYRLLCDIDKNVCNKISLLPNDEDSLPPLMVASGEKGSVPVIEEHPSHEQIILLLESKSFRPVTFVLNANLLVNVKIVFYSSDKYWYFSTNGLHGLGQAEIIILLLCLPNEDAIPTDIFKLFITIYKDALKGKYIENLDNITFTESFLSSKDHGGFLFITPTFQKLDDLLLPSNPFLCGILIQKLEIPWAKVFPMRLMLRLGAEYKVYPAPLTSIRGRKPLFGEIGHTIMNLLVDLRNYQYTLHTIDQLLIHMEMGKSCIKIPRKKYNDVMKVINSSNEHVISIGASFSTEADSHLVCIQNDGIYQTQANSATGHPRKVTGASFVVFNGALKTSSGFLAKSSIVEDGLMVQITPETMDGLRLALREQKDFKITCGKVDAVDLREYVDICWVDSEEKGNKGVISSVDGISLQGFPSEKIKLEADFETDEKTVKCTEVFYFLKDQDLSISATRYQFAKEIAMACSAALCPHLKTLKSNGMNKIGLRVSTDTDMVEFQAGSDGRLLPQHYLNDLDSALIPVLHGGTSSSTSLPLEIELVFFIIENLF